A genomic window from Candidatus Kouleothrix ribensis includes:
- a CDS encoding TraR/DksA C4-type zinc finger protein → MSNQMRTGIRERLEDERRRLLDDIAALDAENQLQQEDSGVGNHMADDASDVMNRERNFALRGNAEELLAHVDVALKRLAAGTYGQCARCGNPINPERLEALPYAAYCITCQSEVERAR, encoded by the coding sequence ATGAGCAACCAGATGCGTACAGGTATTCGCGAGCGCCTCGAGGATGAGCGTCGCCGGCTGCTCGACGATATCGCGGCGCTCGATGCCGAAAACCAGCTTCAGCAAGAGGACTCCGGCGTGGGGAATCACATGGCCGACGATGCGAGCGATGTGATGAATCGCGAGCGCAACTTCGCGCTGCGCGGTAACGCCGAAGAGCTGCTGGCCCATGTCGATGTGGCACTCAAGCGGCTCGCTGCCGGCACATATGGGCAGTGCGCGCGCTGCGGCAACCCGATCAATCCCGAGCGGCTTGAGGCGCTGCCATATGCGGCCTATTGCATCACCTGCCAGTCTGAGGTCGAGCGTGCGCGCTAG
- a CDS encoding alpha-amylase: MVTDRSPGPHGFEFHVARDSRDRYRFDDWLYTISGNVIFANFRAARLFAQRMNEKRDLATFPEQAVKASQINALALIHELTHHMFRLYREQQNPQILEQSLDWLNQQVGPAAVDASLRKFADEFPALAVYRRDTDIETYLAGSTDGIPNRHVVLEEMLMLWIENANPAFAPFQELFDDHDLERETPYPSIISSLRTFFGSPATAGTGTGAGGPGTGRAGGLLGPGENLIDMLLAPARAAPHSLEAQLEFIRGRWGLTLGKDVYRLLGGLDLIKEEEKPTFFGPGPIEIPIESFAGLAAEPEQFSPDRDWMPRLVMLAKNAYVWLDQLAKEYGRPVTTLDQVPDEELDKLQRWGVTGLWLIGLWERSAASQRVKQMMGNPEAVASAYSLFDYQIARRLGGEPACQNLRERAWQRGIRLASDMVPNHVGIDGKWVVEHPDWFLSVPESPYPVYSFNGPDLSWDGRVGIYMEDHYYDRSDAAVVFKRHDRQSGDTRYIYHGNDGTSMPWNDTAQINYLNPEAREGVIQTILHVARQFPVIRFDAAMTLAKRHIQRLWFPEPGAGGAIPSRSEYALSKADFEAAIPHEFWREVVDRVAAEVPDTLLLAEAFWLMEGYFVRTLGMHRVYNSAFMHLLRDEDNAKYRSIMKQTLEFDPEILKRYVNFQNNPDERTAVDQFGKGDKYFGICTVMLTLPGLPMLGHGQVEGFAEKYGMEYQRAYWDEHPDQYLIERHEREIFPLMHKRYLFAEVEHFLLYDFFTTDGALTEDVYAYSNRHGDERALVLYHNKYAEVRGWVRSSAAFSVKTGDERTLIQRTIGEGLSLQAGDGIFYIFRDYVTGLEYLRNGRELAEQGMYAELGAYTYVVFLDWREVRSDGLHQYEQLASFLAGRGVPSVDEAMNELFLQPLHYPFKELVNADMFRRLIDAAESLQVHGLDDAQVEPAQPDTLQPDTLQPDTLQPDTLQPDTLQPLLDEFEQKMLNLLHEIKRFTGNGTAPEPIAREARDELAAIMQLPALEQRFTGNGNVELAGGNAAWGGMFGWVIIHALGKVTGAGDYAEQSRSWIDEWRLGRIVSGVLRELGADDYATSQALSVLKHLTSYQDWFRSPELQQPARLVDSLLSDGEVQQLLRVNRYQGTLWFDKNAFELLLNWLWRMALISLSAGGSGPGDDTIRECYALVRQLQEAAAQSGYQVEKLRALVQA, encoded by the coding sequence ATGGTGACAGACCGCAGCCCTGGCCCGCACGGGTTCGAGTTCCACGTGGCCCGCGACTCGCGCGACCGCTACCGCTTCGACGACTGGCTCTACACAATCTCGGGCAATGTTATCTTCGCAAACTTTCGTGCGGCGCGGCTGTTTGCGCAACGTATGAATGAGAAGCGCGACCTGGCCACCTTCCCCGAGCAGGCGGTCAAGGCTTCGCAGATCAACGCACTGGCGCTGATCCACGAGCTGACTCACCACATGTTCCGGCTGTATCGCGAGCAGCAAAACCCACAGATACTCGAGCAGTCGCTCGACTGGCTGAACCAGCAGGTCGGCCCGGCCGCCGTGGACGCCTCGCTGCGCAAGTTTGCCGATGAATTCCCGGCACTGGCAGTCTATCGGCGCGACACCGATATCGAGACGTATCTGGCCGGCAGCACCGACGGCATCCCCAACCGCCATGTGGTGCTCGAAGAGATGCTGATGCTGTGGATCGAAAATGCCAACCCCGCGTTCGCGCCATTCCAGGAGCTGTTCGACGATCACGACCTCGAACGAGAGACCCCCTACCCGTCGATCATCTCATCGCTACGCACCTTCTTCGGCTCGCCGGCCACCGCCGGCACAGGTACGGGGGCGGGTGGCCCCGGCACCGGCCGTGCGGGTGGCCTATTAGGCCCTGGCGAAAACCTGATCGACATGCTGCTGGCGCCTGCGCGCGCCGCGCCGCACTCGCTCGAGGCCCAGCTCGAATTCATCCGTGGGCGCTGGGGCCTCACGCTCGGCAAAGATGTCTACCGGCTGCTCGGCGGGCTCGACCTGATCAAGGAAGAGGAGAAGCCCACGTTCTTCGGGCCAGGCCCGATCGAGATCCCAATCGAGTCGTTTGCCGGGCTGGCAGCCGAGCCCGAGCAGTTCAGCCCCGACAGAGACTGGATGCCGCGGCTGGTGATGCTGGCCAAGAACGCGTATGTCTGGCTCGACCAACTGGCCAAAGAGTATGGCCGGCCGGTCACGACCCTCGACCAGGTGCCCGACGAAGAGCTCGACAAGCTCCAGCGCTGGGGCGTTACCGGCCTGTGGCTGATTGGCCTGTGGGAGCGTAGCGCGGCCTCGCAGCGCGTCAAACAAATGATGGGCAACCCCGAGGCAGTCGCCTCGGCCTACTCGCTGTTCGACTACCAGATCGCCCGGCGGCTAGGCGGCGAGCCGGCCTGCCAGAACCTGCGCGAGCGCGCCTGGCAGCGCGGCATCCGCCTGGCCAGCGACATGGTGCCGAACCATGTCGGCATCGATGGTAAGTGGGTGGTCGAGCACCCCGACTGGTTCTTGTCGGTACCCGAAAGCCCATACCCGGTGTACAGCTTCAATGGCCCCGATCTATCGTGGGATGGCCGGGTGGGCATCTATATGGAAGATCACTACTACGACCGCAGCGACGCGGCGGTGGTGTTCAAGCGCCACGACCGCCAGAGCGGCGACACGCGCTATATCTACCACGGCAACGACGGCACCAGCATGCCCTGGAACGATACCGCCCAGATCAACTACCTCAACCCCGAGGCGCGCGAGGGCGTGATCCAGACCATCCTGCACGTGGCGCGCCAGTTTCCGGTGATCCGCTTCGACGCGGCTATGACCCTGGCCAAGCGCCATATCCAGCGCCTGTGGTTCCCCGAGCCGGGCGCGGGCGGCGCCATCCCGTCACGCTCGGAGTATGCCTTGTCGAAGGCCGATTTCGAGGCCGCCATCCCGCACGAGTTCTGGCGCGAGGTAGTCGATCGCGTGGCCGCCGAGGTGCCCGACACCCTGCTGCTGGCCGAGGCGTTCTGGCTGATGGAGGGCTATTTCGTGCGCACGCTGGGCATGCACCGGGTGTATAACAGCGCATTCATGCACCTGCTGCGCGACGAAGACAACGCTAAGTATCGCTCGATCATGAAGCAAACGCTCGAGTTCGATCCCGAGATTCTGAAGCGTTATGTCAACTTCCAGAACAACCCCGACGAGCGCACTGCGGTCGACCAGTTCGGCAAGGGCGACAAATACTTTGGTATATGCACAGTGATGCTGACGCTGCCGGGCCTGCCCATGCTCGGCCATGGCCAGGTCGAGGGCTTTGCCGAGAAGTATGGCATGGAGTACCAGCGAGCCTACTGGGACGAGCACCCCGACCAGTATCTGATCGAGCGGCACGAGCGCGAGATCTTCCCACTGATGCACAAGCGCTACCTGTTCGCCGAGGTCGAGCACTTTCTGCTGTACGACTTCTTCACTACCGACGGAGCGCTGACCGAGGATGTATACGCCTACTCGAATCGCCATGGCGACGAGCGCGCGCTGGTGCTGTACCACAATAAATATGCCGAGGTGCGCGGCTGGGTGCGTAGCTCGGCGGCCTTCTCGGTAAAAACCGGCGACGAGCGTACGCTGATCCAGCGCACCATCGGCGAAGGGCTGAGCCTCCAGGCCGGCGACGGCATCTTCTATATCTTTCGCGACTACGTTACCGGGTTGGAGTACCTGCGCAACGGGCGCGAGCTGGCCGAGCAGGGCATGTATGCCGAGCTAGGCGCCTACACATACGTTGTCTTTCTCGACTGGCGCGAGGTGCGCAGCGATGGGTTGCACCAGTACGAGCAGCTGGCCAGCTTCCTGGCCGGCCGCGGCGTGCCAAGCGTCGATGAAGCCATGAACGAGCTGTTCCTGCAACCACTACACTACCCATTCAAAGAGCTCGTGAACGCCGACATGTTCCGGCGGCTGATCGACGCCGCCGAGAGTTTGCAGGTTCACGGGTTAGACGATGCGCAGGTTGAGCCGGCACAACCCGACACCCTGCAACCCGACACCCTGCAACCCGACACCCTGCAACCCGACACCCTGCAACCCGACACCCTGCAACCCCTACTGGATGAATTCGAGCAGAAGATGCTCAACCTGCTGCACGAGATCAAGCGCTTCACCGGCAACGGCACCGCACCCGAGCCGATCGCGCGCGAGGCACGCGACGAGCTGGCGGCGATCATGCAGCTGCCGGCGCTCGAGCAGCGCTTCACCGGCAACGGCAACGTCGAACTGGCCGGCGGCAACGCCGCGTGGGGCGGTATGTTCGGCTGGGTGATCATTCATGCGCTTGGCAAAGTGACTGGCGCGGGCGACTACGCCGAGCAGAGCCGCAGCTGGATCGACGAGTGGCGGCTGGGCCGGATCGTGAGCGGCGTGCTGCGCGAGCTAGGCGCCGACGACTATGCTACCTCGCAGGCGCTGAGCGTGCTGAAACACCTAACGAGCTACCAAGACTGGTTCCGCTCGCCCGAGCTTCAACAGCCCGCCCGGCTGGTCGATTCGCTGCTGTCCGACGGCGAAGTGCAGCAACTGCTGCGCGTCAACCGCTATCAGGGCACGCTGTGGTTCGACAAAAACGCCTTCGAGCTGCTGCTGAACTGGCTGTGGCGCATGGCGCTGATCTCACTCAGCGCCGGCGGCAGCGGCCCAGGCGACGACACCATCCGCGAGTGCTACGCGCTGGTGCGGCAGCTGCAAGAAGCCGCAGCGCAGTCGGGCTACCAGGTCGAGAAGCTACGAGCGCTGGTGCAGGCCTGA